One segment of Anguilla anguilla isolate fAngAng1 chromosome 1, fAngAng1.pri, whole genome shotgun sequence DNA contains the following:
- the LOC118223329 gene encoding transmembrane protein 74 gives MASLELLYIDKEGRQSDFETSDLNPLHIHNSSSSVGKTISREHQFNSAQRASACEGQCNSAPRTAPPNGGLYSTHNQPAPEKEVKVCCDEELETSFTYVDENVNLQRASPQLSGKSPQGISCHSSSSEIRPEGFQELSMMSDDELASDASGKSVDYGFISAVTFLVTGISLVAVSYAVPRDVKVNPESVSAREMERLENESARIGAHLDRCVIAGLCLLTLGGVVLSTLLMISMWKGEMYRRKAFAYSKQSAKLYGSTNLRMRSSPSRAPSQVSIDEADVDTLT, from the coding sequence ATGGCTTCTCTGGAGCTCCTTTACATAGATAAAGAAGGCAGACAATCCGATTTTGAGACCAGCGATTTAAATCCGCTGCATATTCATAACTCAAGTAGTTCAGTCGGAAAGACAATTTCCAGAGAGCACCAGTTCAATTCGGCTCAGAGGGCATCTGCTTGCGAAGGACAATGTAATTCAGCACCAAGGACGGCTCCTCCGAACGGGGGGTTGTACAGCACGCACAACCAACCGGCCCCGGAGAAAGAGGTCAAAGTGTGCTGCGACGAAGAATTAGAGACATCTTTCACGTACGTAGACGAAAATGTCAACCTGCAGAGGGCCAGTCCGCAGCTGTCCGGGAAGAGTCCCCAGGGAATCTCATGCCACAGCTCCTCTAGCGAGATTCGTCCGGAAGGTTTCCAGGAACTCTCAATGATGTCCGACGACGAGCTCGCCTCGGACGCCTCGGGTAAATCAGTGGACTACGGGTTCATCAGCGCGGTCACGTTTCTGGTAACCGGAATCTCGCTTGTGGCTGTCTCCTATGCTGTCCCTCGCGACGTTAAAGTGAACCCGGAGAGCGTGTCCGCGAGGGAAATGGAGCGGCTGGAGAATGAGAGCGCCAGAATTGGGGCGCACTTGGACAGGTGTGTGATAGCAGGGCTATGCCTACTTACTTTGGGCGGGGTGGTGCTCTCCACGCTGCTGATGATATCAATGTGGAAGGGCGAAATGTACAGGAGAAAGGCTTTTGCATATTCTAAACAGTCTGCCAAACTGTACGGCTCTACCAATCTGAGAATGCGATCAAGCCCATCTCGGGCTCCTTCACAAGTGTCAATTGATGAGGCGGATGTGGACACACTAACCTAA